A window of Nocardiopsis sp. Huas11 genomic DNA:
GGCGACGGTGAACAGCCGCTCGGCCTCGACGCCGGACAGCGCGGCGGTGGGTTCGTCCATGACCAGGACGCGGGCGTGACGGGTGATGGCCTTGGCGATCTCGACCAGCTGCTGGTCGGCGATGGACAGTCCGCGCGCGGGGCGGTCGGGTTCGATCGCCACGCCCAGGCGGGCGAACACCTCGTCGGTGTCGCGGCGCATGCGGGCGCGGTCGATGGTGCCCAGCCGGGTACGGGGCTGGCGGCCGATGAAGATGTTCTCGGCCACCGACAGGTCGGGGAAGAGGGTCGGCTCCTGGTAGATGACCGCGACGCCGGCGCGCTGGGCGTCGGCGGGCGCGGTGAACTCGGTGGGCCGGCCGTCGACCAGGACCTCGCCGCCGTCGGGCCGGTGGACACCGGCTATGGTCTTGACCAGCGTGGACTTGCCCGCGCCGTTCTCCCCCACGAGCGCGTGGATCTCACCGGCACGCAGGTGCAGGCTCAGTCCCCGTAGCGCTCTGACGCTCCCGAAGGACTTCGTGACGTCCACCAGCGCGAGAGGCGGAGGCACTGGTGATCGGTCGTCCGTCACGTGCGTCCTCCTTCTTCCTGTGCCGATCCCCTGGGGTCCAGGAGATTCGTGCAAAAACGTTTTAATATGAAGTGGATGTTAAGTCCAGCACACCACCCCGTCAAGGGGATCACCGGAGAAATCCCAGGTATTGCGCTGGTAACGACATCGACCCCGTACCCCGCCCGCCCTCTGGCTCCCCACTGCCCGGGGCACCCGGTTCCGGAAGGTTATTGACACGTTTCAATCCGAGTGTGAGCATGAACCGACGTTCTGAGGGCCGTGTCAGTAGCATTCGAGCGCGTCGCCCGACCGTTCGAGCACCCGTGGAGATCCCTTGAGCCCCAGCCCGCGCGCCACCCGTCGTACGGTGGGCATCACCGAGGTCGCCCGCCGTGCCGGGGTCTCCCCCGGCACGGTGTCCAACGTCCTCAACCGGCCCGAGCGCGTCGCCGCGACGACCCGGCGCAAGGTCGAGGCGGCCATCGCCGAGCTCGACTACGTGCGCAACTCCTCGGGCAGCAGTCTGCGCTCGGGCCGCAGCGGCTCCGTGGGCCTGCTGGTCCTGGACGTCACCAACCCCTTCTTCACCGAGGTCGCCCGCGGCGTCGAGCAGGAGGCGGCCGAGGCCGGACTGGCCGTGGTCCTGCTCAACTCCGCGGAGCAGCAGGACCGCCAGCGCCGCAACCTGCGCCTGCTCGCCGAACAGCGCGCGGCGGGCGCCGTCGTCATGCCCGTCGACGACGACCTGTCCGACCTGATCTGGCTGGCCAGGCAGGGCACCGCCTGGGTGGCCCTGGACCGGGGCGACGTGTCGGAGGAGGTCGGCTGCAGCGTCAGCGTGGACAACCACGCGGGCGGGCTCGCCGCCGGACGCCACCTCATCGGGTTGGGACACGAGCGGATCACCTTCCTGACCGGCCCGTTCGCGATCGAGCAGGTACGGCGCCGCCACGAAGGGCTGCGGGAGGCGTGCGTGGAGTCGCACCTGGACCCCGACGAGGCCGTCCGCGTGATCGAGCAGCCCCAGCTCAACGCCGAGCACGGGGAGCGCGCCGTCGACGCGGTCCTGGCCGGCGGCCCCCGGCGGCGCCCCCAGGCCGTCTTCTGCGCCAACGACCAGCTGGCACTGGGCCTGATGAAGGGCCTGGGCCGGCGCGGGATCCACGTGCCCGAGGACATCTCCGTCATCGGCTACGACAACGTCGACTTCGCCGACCTCGTCCACCCCGGACTGACCTCGGTCGCCCAGCCCAAGTTCGACCTGGGCCGTGCGGCGATGCGCCTGCTCGTCTCGGAGCTCAACGACCCCGACCACCGGCACGAACGCACGTGGTTCACGCCCGAGCTCGTGGTCCGGGGGTCCACGGCCGCGCGCCGTACCTGACCCCCCCGACAAGGAGCGCCCAGCATGACCGCCGCATCCGACACCGACAGCACGCCCCTCGCCCACCGCACCGGACCCACCGTGGGCCTGGTGGCGGGCGGCCTGGGCACGTACTGGCCGCAGTTCCCGGACCTGCTCCCCCAGTTGCGGCGCTCCGCCGAGCGCGTGGCCGAGCGGATGCGCGGTTTCGACGCCCGTGTCGTGGACGTCGGGTTCGTCAGCGACGCCGAGGAGGGGGCGACCGCCGCCGACCGGCTGCGCTCCGCCGACTGCGACCTCATCGTGTGCTTCCTGACGACGTACATGACCTCGTCCATGGTCGCGCCGATCGCCCGGCGCAGCCAGGCGCCCGTCCTGTTCGTCAACCTGCAGCCGACCGCCTCGATGGACCACGAGTCCTTCGACACCGGCCAGTGGCTGGCCTACTGCGGCGCCTGCCCCCTGCCGGAGATGGCCAACCTGTTCGAGCGCCTGGGCGTGGAGTTCCGCTCGGTGTCGGGCTACCTGGAGGACGAGCGGGCCTGGGAACGCATCGGCCGCTGGATCCGCGCCGCCGGGGTGCGGGCGACCATGGAGCGCGCCCGGCACGGGCTCATGGGCCACGTCTACCCCGGGATGATGGACGTGGCCACCGACCCCACGCTCATCACCCGCAACCTCGGCGGGCACGTGGAGGTCCTGGAGTTCGACGACCTGCGCGAGCGCGTGCCCGACGCCGGGGAGGCCGCGGTGGCGGCCAAGCTGGACGAGGCGCGCGAGGTGTTCGAGGTGACCGACTCCGTGGTGGCCGAGGACTTTCGCTGGGGCGCCCAGGTCGCCGTGGGGCTCGACCGCCTCGTGGCCGACTTCGCCCTGGACAGCCTGTCGTACTACCACCGGGGCCTGTCCGGCGAGCTGCACGAGCGCCTCGGCGCCGGGATGATCCTGGGCGCCTCCCTGCTGACCGCCCGGGGCGTGCCGGCCGTGGGCGAGTTCGAACTGCGCACGTGCATGGCGATGCTCATGATGGACCGGCTGGGCGGCGGCGGATCGTTCACCGAGCTCCAGGCCCTGGACTTCACCCGCGGCCACGTGGAGATGGGCCACGACGGCCCCGCGCACCTGGCGATCAGCGCGCGCCGCCCGCTGCTGCGCGGCCTGGGCGTCTTCCACGGCAAGCGCGGCTACGGCGTCTCGGTGGAGTTCGACGTCAAGCCCGGCCCGGTGACCCTGTTCGGAGTGATCCAGCGCCGGGACGGGTCGTTCGCGCTGCTGACCGCGCAGGGCCGCACGGGCGAGGGCCCGCTGCTGCGGATCGGCAACACGACCTCGCGCGTGGACTTCGACTGCGACCCCGGGGAGTGGGTGGACGCCTGGAGCGCCACCGGTATCGCCCACCACTGGGCACTGGGCACCGGCCACCGCGCGGCCGACGTGCGCGCCGTGGCCGACCTCATGGGGCTGGAGTACGTCCACCTCACGGTGTGACCGCCGGCGGCGGCCCCCGGTGCCCGAGGCGGGCGCCGGGGGCCGCCGCCGTGCACGGGCGGGTCAGGCGTCGGGGCCGGCCCGCCGGCTGAGGCGCTCGTGGCGCTGGCGGGCGGCCTGGGCGGTACCCAGACCGAGACCGAAGGCGATCTCCTGCCAGGTCATCCCGCGGCCCTTGGCCATCTCCAGGACGCCGAGTTCCATCTGGTCGAACTCGGCCCGCGCGGTCGGCAGCAGGGAGAGCGCGGCGGTGAGGTCCTCGCGGTCGACGGCGGGCTCGCCGTCCTGGGGCGGAGCGCTGCCCGCCGCCGCGTCGCTCACCCGGCGCACGGCGTCGAAGGGCGCCATGGGCCTGCGGTACTCGTCCCAGCGGAGGCGGTCCTCTCCGACGGCGTGGCGTTCGGTGATGCGCGCCAGCGCTTCGTGGCTCCGGCGGCGGCGCTCACGGTCGGGGTCGGGCGGGGTGAAGGCGTCACGGTGTTCGCTCATGCCTCCATGGTGGTTTGTGAATGACCCGTTGTCAACTCATTGTTTTAAACGGTTCGTTCATGCCTGTGAAGTCGGTGGCCCACCAGAACCGTTCGGCCGCGCGAGCACTCTCACCAGGCGCTGTCACTCGATTCCGGACCGCCGTTCCGGGATCCGGACCGGACGGAGCGCAGTGCACACCCCCGAATCGGACTCCCCCTCCCCTCGCCCGCTTCCTGAGGGGTTCGCCCCGCTCGAACCGGCCGACCCGGCCGCCATCGGCCCGTTCGCCCTCGTCGGCAGGGTGGGCGCGGGAGGCATGGGAACCGTCTACGGCGCGCTGGACCGCGAGGGCCGGCACGTCGCCCTCAAGGTCGTCCATCCGCGCCACGCCGCCGACCCGGTCTTTCGCGAGCAGTTCGTCCGCGAGGCCGCGCTGCTGGCGCGGGTCGACGCCGAGTGCGCCCCGGCCTTCCTCGGCGCGGACCCGCACGCCGAGCAGCCGTGGATGGCGACCGAGTTCGTGGCGGGCCGCACCTTGAGCGGGCACGTGCGCGAACTCGGCACGCTCGGCGGCGACCGGCTGCTGTCGTTCGCCGCCGGTACCGCCGAGGCGCTGTCGGCCGTCCACGCCACCGGGATCGTCCACCGCGACGTCAAGCCCGCCAACGTCATCCTCGCCCTGGCGGGCCCCCGGCTGCTGGACTTCGGGATCGCCCGCGACACCCGTGACGAGACCGCCGAGGCCGGGGTGTTCGGCACCCCGGGGTGGATCGCCCCCGAACGCCTGGAGGGGGTGGCCGCCGACCCGCGCTCGGACGTGTTCGCCTGGGGCGGCCTGGTCGTGTACGCGGCCACCGGACACGGGCCGTTCGGCCGGGGCGACACCGCCACCCTGCTGGCGCGCACGCGCGAGGCCGAACCCGACCTCGACGGAGTGCCCGAGGAACTGCGGTCGCTGGTCGCCCGGGCGCTGGAGCGGGACCCGCGGGGGCGGCCCTCCGCAGCCGAGGCCTTCGCCGAGGTGCTGGCCCTGGCCGGGGCGGCGGCGCCGGGCCAGGAGGCCGCCCGCGACCGGCTGCGCGCGCTGCTCTCGTCCGCCTGGACCGGGTTCGAGGCCGTGCGCGGCGCCGGCCCCTGGGTGGCGGCGGCCGGCTCCGTGGCCCTGCTGTCGGGGTCCTCGGCCGCCGTGGCGGGAGGCGGCGCGTTCACGGGTGCGGCGTCCGGAGCGGCCTCGGGCGCCGCGTCGGGGGCCGCCTCGGGCGCGGCGTCAGGCGCGGCGTCGGGTGCCGCGTCGGCCGTCGGAGCGGGGACCGTCGCGGGCATGAGCAAGGCCACGGCCGCCCTGGTGGCGGTCGCGAGCGTCACCGCCGTCGCGTCGGGCGGATGGACCGCCGGACAGCTGTACAACGGCGAGCCGGTCTGGCCGTTCGGCGGCCAGGAGAGCGTCGCGGAGCGGTCGGTGGAGCCGGAGCGGATCGAGTACCGCGGCATGTCGATCGCCCTGCCCGAGGGATGGACGGCGGAGTTCGTCGAGGAGGAGTTCGGGGTCTTCTCCGACCCCGGGCCCTACACCACCGAGGAGTGGCTGGTCCTGTACCCGGGCGGACAGGAGGCCTGCGAGGGGGTCGAGTGGAGCTACACCGAGGGGGCCACGGGGTGCCGGCACGTCAAGGTGCTCGGTCCGGCGGGCATCGACTACGGCGGCGAGGGCTACGCCTCCATGCGGGAGAGCGGGGTCGCGGGCGGCCAGTACTCGTTCAACCCGAGCGGTGACCCCCGGCCCTGCCCCGAGGGGGTGCCCGTCCACCCCGAGGACCGCGCGCGGATCGGCCAGTGGGAGCGCGAGGACCGCGACGCGGGCGGTGAGACGGCCGCGTACGCGGAGGGCCGCGCGGTCTGCGTCGCCCCCGCCGACGCCGCCTCGTCCGACCTCGCCTACCACGACCAGCGCCTGTGGCTGCTGGACGACCGCGAGACCCTGGTCGTGGACGACTACGGGATCGAGGAGTTCGACGCGGTCCTGGCCGACGCCCGGTGGTCCGAGGCCGAGGAGGAGGACACCCAGACGGTGGAGTACCGCGGCATGGCACTGGAGCTCCCCGCGGAGTGGGAGGTCCTCCGGGAGGAGCGCACCTTCTTCACGAACGACGGCATCGAGCTGATGGACGATGAGTGGATCAGGGTCGGTACCGACCCTGACAGCTCCTGCACGTTCGATGACTGGCTCGACTGCCCGTACGTGGAGATCGCCGGTCCCGGCGCCATCAGCGCAGACGAGCTCACCGAGGACGCGCCGTACTACCCCGCCGGCGGGGCGGTGTTGTGCTCGCCCGCCATGGGAGCCACCGCGACGCCGCCGCGGGAGGAGCAGACCCTGGCCCCGATCGGCGAGCGGATGGCCTACTACCGGGTGTGGAGCATGCCCTGCATGACGAGCATCGAGCCCAACACCCCGCTGAACTACTACGAGCAGCGGTACTGGCTGCTCCCGGAGTCGCAGATCCTGGTCGTGGACGACTACCGCACCGAGGGACTGGCCGAGATCCTGGCCGACGCCGACCTGCCCGAGTGAGCCCCCGGCCGGGGCGCCCCGGGCGGTCGGCGCTCAGGTGGCCGCCGGAGCGGCCGGAGCCGCCGTGCTGCGCCGCACGATCAGGTCGGTGGCCAGGTCCAGGCGCAGGTTGGCCGGACGCTCCCCCCGGGCGAGGGAGAGCGCCATCCGGGTGGCCTCCTCGGCCATCTCGGTGAGCGGCTGGCGCACGGTGGTCAGCGGCGGCCCCACCCAGCGGGCGACGGGCAGGTCGTCGTAGCCGACGACGCTGAGGTCCTCGGGGATGCGCACGCCGAGCTCGCGGGCGGCCTCGTACAGGCCCATGGCCTGTAGGTCGCTGCCGGCGAAGATCGCGGTGGGCGGGTCCTCCAGCAGGAGCAGCTCGCGCCCGCGGTCACGGCCGCTCTCCACGTGGAAGTCGCCGTAGCGGATCAGCGCGGGGTCCACCTCGATCCCGGCGGCGTCCAGGGCGGAGGTGTAGCCGTCGATGCGGGCCTTGCTGCACAGCACGGGCCGCGGACCGCCGATCACCCCGATGCGCCGGTGGCCGAGGTCGATGAGGTGGCGGGTGGCGGCCAGGCCGCCGTTCCAGTTGGCCGAGCCCACCGCCGGCATGTCGGGACCGGGGTCGCCGGCGGGGTCCACGACCACGAAGGGGATGTCGCGGGCGGCCAGGCGGGCACGCTGCTCGGGCGCCAGGTCGGAGAAGACCAGGATCGCGGCGGTCGACTGGCGTGCCAGCACGGCGTCGACCCAGGCCTCGCGCGGCGTCTGCTCGCCGCCCGACTCGGTGAGCACCACGCTCAGCCCCTCGGCGCGCGCGACGTTCTCCACGCCGCGGATGACCTCGATCGCCCACGCGCTGTCGAGTTCGTGGAAGACCAGGTCGATCATCGAGGACCGGCCGCCGCCGGGGCCGCGTCGGCGCCGGTAGCCGTGCCGGCGGATCAGCTCCTCCACGCGCGCCCGGGTCTGGCTGGCCACGTCGGCGCGGCCGTTGAGCACTTTGGACACGGTCGGCACCGAAACACCGGCGGCTTCCGCAATTTTCGAGATGGTGACCGGCTCCGAGAGCGTCGATCCTTCGGGGCCGGGGGTCGGGTCTGCACTCACGTCGCCTGATACTACGCGCTCTGGAGCGGTCCGGCACAAGGCATCGCAACGAAACCGCTATTGACGCCTCTCGTTGCGTCAGCGTAAATTCGGGCCACGCAGATATCGAAATACCATCCGATAGTTTCGGAAGAGGTTCGCCCATGACCACCCCCCGAGTCGTCGCAGCAGGCGCATCCGTTCTGGCCCTCCTCACCGCCACCGCGTGCGGTGGCGGTGGCGGCGCCGCCGCGGACGGCGACATGCACGTGTGGATGTACCAGGACACACTGGTCGTCGTGCAGGACGCGGCCGTCGAACGCTTCAACGAGGAGTCCGAGGTCCAGGCCGTCATCGACGAGGTCCCCGGCGACAACTACGAGGAGCGGCTGCGCACGGCCATGGGCTCCAGCGAGCAGCCCGACGTCTTCTTCAACTGGGGCGCCGGCAGCATCCAGCCCTACGTCGACCAGGACATGCTGATGCCGCTGGACGACCTGCTGGCCGAGGACCCCGAGCTCGCCGACGCCTTCATCCCCTCCGTCCTGGAGGCCGGCAAGGTCGACGACGTGCAGTACGGCATCCCCATGCGCGGCACCCAGCCGGTGATCCTCTTCTACAACGAGGCCGTGTTCGAGGACGTCGGCGTCGAGCCGCCGCAGACCTGGGAGGACATCCTGGACCTGGTGGACGCCTTCGACGAGGCCGGCGTGACGCCCTTCGCCCTGGCCGGGGCCGACCCCTGGACCGAGCAGATGTGGCTGCAGTACCTCGTGGACCGCATCGGCGGACCGGAGGTCTTCCAGCGCATCCACGACGGCGACATGGAGGGCTGGCGCGACCCGGCCGTCCTGGAGGCCGCCGAGACCGTGCAGGACCTGGTCGACCGCGGTGCGTTCGGAGAATCCTACGCCTCGGTCAGCTACACCGAGGGCGGCGCCTCCACGCTCCTGTCCGAGGGACGGGCCGCCATGCACCTGATGGGCTCGTGGGAGTACTCCACGCACCTGGACCAGGACCGCCCCTTCGCCGAGGAGGACCTCGGCTACACCGTCTTCCCGCCCGTGCCGGGCGGTGAGGGCGACCCGGCCAACGTGGTGGGCAACCCCACCAACTTCTTCTCCATCTCCGCCGACACCGACTTCGCCGAGCCGGCCCAGGAGTTCCTGGGCTACACCTCCCAGGAGGAGTACGTGGCCGACATGGTCGCCAACGGCGAAGTCCCGACCACGACCAACGCCGAGGAGGCCGTCGCCGACAGCCCCAACCCCGACTTCGCCGTCTTCCAGTACGAGATGGTGCGCGACGCGCCGCACTTCCAGCTCTCCTGGGACCAGGCCCTGCCCCCCGAGACCGCCACGCCGATGGTCACCGAGATCGAGTCGCTGTTCAACGGCCAGAGCACGCCCGAGCAGTTCGTCGACGCCCTGGCGGCCCTGTGACCGGCTCCGTGACCGGGAGCGACACGAGTGAGACCTCGATGAGAACCCTTTCCCAGAACCGCCCCGCCCGGACCGGCTCCGCGCCGACCGCGCCCACCCCCTCCCCCCGAGGGGCGCGCTCGATGCGCCACGTGGGCCGCCCGGGCGGGGCCTGGGCCCTGCCGGCCCTGCTGTACTTCGGTCTGTTCGCCGCGCTGCCGATGGTGCTGGTGGCCTACCTGTCCCTGACCCAGTGGGGCGGGCTGGGCTCACCGCGCTTCGTCGGCCTGGAGAACTGGTCGCGGCTGGTCGATGACCCGGTCATGCGCCGCGCGGTGTGGCTCAGCCTGGTCCTCACCGTGCTGAACTGGATCGTCCAGACCCCCATCGCCCTGCTGCTGGGGGTCTGGGCGGCCGGCCCGCAGCGCAACCGCGCCATCCTCTCCGCGGTCTTCTTCCTGCCCCTGCTGCTGTCCTCGGCCGCCATCGCCATCATCTGGCGGGCCCTGCTCGACCCGAACTTCGGACCGCTGGCCTGGGTCGGCCCCCGGCTCGGCCTGGGGTCGGTGGACGTGCTGGGCGGGTCCACGAGCGCGTTCGCGACGATCGTGTTCGTCACCGCCTGGCAGTTCATCCCGCTGCACATGCTGCTCTACCAGGGCGGCGCCCGCCAGATCCCGGCCTCCCTGTACGAGGCGGCCCGGATCGACGGGGCGGGCACGCTGCGCTCGTTCTGGCACATCACGCTCCCGCAGCTGCGGCACACCATCACGACGTCGTCGGTGCTGATGGTGGTGGGCTCGCTGACCTACTTCGACACCGTGCTGATCCTCACCGGAGGCGGCCCGGGCACCGACACCACCATCGTGCCGTTCCTGATGTACCGCGCGGGCTTCCGCAGCTGGGAGCTGGGCTACGCCAGCGCGATCGCCTTCACCCTCGTGGTCGTGGCGACCGTCATCGCCCTGCTGCTGGTCCGCTTCACCGGCTTCGGCAAGATGCGCAGCACCCGGGAGGGCATTTGACTACTCCCCACTCCGAAGGGAAAGGGCCTGTGCAAGCGTCCCCTCCCGCCATGAGTCGTGCGGGGATTCCTGGCTCAGGCCGCCCGAACGCCCTGCGAACGTTCGGGTCTGACGCCCTCGACACCAGCCGGGCCCAGACCTGCCCGGACGAGCACCACACGGGCGGAGTTCTTGTCCCGGGGACGGGACGCTCCGCAGGCAGTGCATGTGTAGGTACGTTCGGACAGAGGCAGGCGGTGTTTGGCTCTCGCACCGCAGTCGCCGCAGTCCATGGTCGTGTAGGCCGGGTGCACCAGGTGCAGGTCCCGGCCGTGCTTGCGGCCCATCTCGACCAAAGCCTGCTTGGCTTGGCCTATCGCCGCGTCGGCGGCCTTACGCGCCATGGTGCTCTTGGCGAGGAACTTGGGCTTGAAGTCCTCCATCGCGATGACATCGTGATCACGGACAACCCTTTTCGCCCACTTGCGGGCTGTGTCCTGGCGTTGCCGAGCCACCTTCTTGTGTGTTCTGGCGACCAGCCGTTGGGCCTCGCGGTACCCCGTGGATGCTCTGCGACCACGGGCGGGCTTGCGGCGGGCCATCATCCGCTGGTAGCGGGCCAGGCGTCGGGCGGCGGTC
This region includes:
- a CDS encoding LacI family DNA-binding transcriptional regulator encodes the protein MSPSPRATRRTVGITEVARRAGVSPGTVSNVLNRPERVAATTRRKVEAAIAELDYVRNSSGSSLRSGRSGSVGLLVLDVTNPFFTEVARGVEQEAAEAGLAVVLLNSAEQQDRQRRNLRLLAEQRAAGAVVMPVDDDLSDLIWLARQGTAWVALDRGDVSEEVGCSVSVDNHAGGLAAGRHLIGLGHERITFLTGPFAIEQVRRRHEGLREACVESHLDPDEAVRVIEQPQLNAEHGERAVDAVLAGGPRRRPQAVFCANDQLALGLMKGLGRRGIHVPEDISVIGYDNVDFADLVHPGLTSVAQPKFDLGRAAMRLLVSELNDPDHRHERTWFTPELVVRGSTAARRT
- a CDS encoding L-fucose/L-arabinose isomerase family protein, encoding MTAASDTDSTPLAHRTGPTVGLVAGGLGTYWPQFPDLLPQLRRSAERVAERMRGFDARVVDVGFVSDAEEGATAADRLRSADCDLIVCFLTTYMTSSMVAPIARRSQAPVLFVNLQPTASMDHESFDTGQWLAYCGACPLPEMANLFERLGVEFRSVSGYLEDERAWERIGRWIRAAGVRATMERARHGLMGHVYPGMMDVATDPTLITRNLGGHVEVLEFDDLRERVPDAGEAAVAAKLDEAREVFEVTDSVVAEDFRWGAQVAVGLDRLVADFALDSLSYYHRGLSGELHERLGAGMILGASLLTARGVPAVGEFELRTCMAMLMMDRLGGGGSFTELQALDFTRGHVEMGHDGPAHLAISARRPLLRGLGVFHGKRGYGVSVEFDVKPGPVTLFGVIQRRDGSFALLTAQGRTGEGPLLRIGNTTSRVDFDCDPGEWVDAWSATGIAHHWALGTGHRAADVRAVADLMGLEYVHLTV
- a CDS encoding DNA-binding protein, which translates into the protein MSEHRDAFTPPDPDRERRRRSHEALARITERHAVGEDRLRWDEYRRPMAPFDAVRRVSDAAAGSAPPQDGEPAVDREDLTAALSLLPTARAEFDQMELGVLEMAKGRGMTWQEIAFGLGLGTAQAARQRHERLSRRAGPDA
- a CDS encoding serine/threonine-protein kinase, with translation MHTPESDSPSPRPLPEGFAPLEPADPAAIGPFALVGRVGAGGMGTVYGALDREGRHVALKVVHPRHAADPVFREQFVREAALLARVDAECAPAFLGADPHAEQPWMATEFVAGRTLSGHVRELGTLGGDRLLSFAAGTAEALSAVHATGIVHRDVKPANVILALAGPRLLDFGIARDTRDETAEAGVFGTPGWIAPERLEGVAADPRSDVFAWGGLVVYAATGHGPFGRGDTATLLARTREAEPDLDGVPEELRSLVARALERDPRGRPSAAEAFAEVLALAGAAAPGQEAARDRLRALLSSAWTGFEAVRGAGPWVAAAGSVALLSGSSAAVAGGGAFTGAASGAASGAASGAASGAASGAASGAASAVGAGTVAGMSKATAALVAVASVTAVASGGWTAGQLYNGEPVWPFGGQESVAERSVEPERIEYRGMSIALPEGWTAEFVEEEFGVFSDPGPYTTEEWLVLYPGGQEACEGVEWSYTEGATGCRHVKVLGPAGIDYGGEGYASMRESGVAGGQYSFNPSGDPRPCPEGVPVHPEDRARIGQWEREDRDAGGETAAYAEGRAVCVAPADAASSDLAYHDQRLWLLDDRETLVVDDYGIEEFDAVLADARWSEAEEEDTQTVEYRGMALELPAEWEVLREERTFFTNDGIELMDDEWIRVGTDPDSSCTFDDWLDCPYVEIAGPGAISADELTEDAPYYPAGGAVLCSPAMGATATPPREEQTLAPIGERMAYYRVWSMPCMTSIEPNTPLNYYEQRYWLLPESQILVVDDYRTEGLAEILADADLPE
- a CDS encoding LacI family DNA-binding transcriptional regulator, whose amino-acid sequence is MSKIAEAAGVSVPTVSKVLNGRADVASQTRARVEELIRRHGYRRRRGPGGGRSSMIDLVFHELDSAWAIEVIRGVENVARAEGLSVVLTESGGEQTPREAWVDAVLARQSTAAILVFSDLAPEQRARLAARDIPFVVVDPAGDPGPDMPAVGSANWNGGLAATRHLIDLGHRRIGVIGGPRPVLCSKARIDGYTSALDAAGIEVDPALIRYGDFHVESGRDRGRELLLLEDPPTAIFAGSDLQAMGLYEAARELGVRIPEDLSVVGYDDLPVARWVGPPLTTVRQPLTEMAEEATRMALSLARGERPANLRLDLATDLIVRRSTAAPAAPAAT
- a CDS encoding ABC transporter substrate-binding protein; translation: MTTPRVVAAGASVLALLTATACGGGGGAAADGDMHVWMYQDTLVVVQDAAVERFNEESEVQAVIDEVPGDNYEERLRTAMGSSEQPDVFFNWGAGSIQPYVDQDMLMPLDDLLAEDPELADAFIPSVLEAGKVDDVQYGIPMRGTQPVILFYNEAVFEDVGVEPPQTWEDILDLVDAFDEAGVTPFALAGADPWTEQMWLQYLVDRIGGPEVFQRIHDGDMEGWRDPAVLEAAETVQDLVDRGAFGESYASVSYTEGGASTLLSEGRAAMHLMGSWEYSTHLDQDRPFAEEDLGYTVFPPVPGGEGDPANVVGNPTNFFSISADTDFAEPAQEFLGYTSQEEYVADMVANGEVPTTTNAEEAVADSPNPDFAVFQYEMVRDAPHFQLSWDQALPPETATPMVTEIESLFNGQSTPEQFVDALAAL
- a CDS encoding carbohydrate ABC transporter permease, with amino-acid sequence MTGSDTSETSMRTLSQNRPARTGSAPTAPTPSPRGARSMRHVGRPGGAWALPALLYFGLFAALPMVLVAYLSLTQWGGLGSPRFVGLENWSRLVDDPVMRRAVWLSLVLTVLNWIVQTPIALLLGVWAAGPQRNRAILSAVFFLPLLLSSAAIAIIWRALLDPNFGPLAWVGPRLGLGSVDVLGGSTSAFATIVFVTAWQFIPLHMLLYQGGARQIPASLYEAARIDGAGTLRSFWHITLPQLRHTITTSSVLMVVGSLTYFDTVLILTGGGPGTDTTIVPFLMYRAGFRSWELGYASAIAFTLVVVATVIALLLVRFTGFGKMRSTREGI